A genomic region of Papaver somniferum cultivar HN1 chromosome 7, ASM357369v1, whole genome shotgun sequence contains the following coding sequences:
- the LOC113295966 gene encoding uncharacterized protein LOC113295966 — protein MDVKSAFLNGELEEEVYVDQPAVCLYVDDLIFTSNSSDMINKFREDMVKEFEMTDLGLMPYFLVIEVQQTERGIFINQQRYADRILKRFKMDNCNPILTPVQERLKLKKYGSGELVNPTDYKCPLGCLRYLTAKRPDIRYAVGLVSRFMESPRQSHLQAAKCILKYVKGTTSMGILYTVSEEPKLVGYTDSDWAGDTEGRKSTPGYAFHLGTRFFSWSSKKQQVVALSTTEAEYIVVGNCATQAVWLRMMLKYLFHEQVTPTTIICDNNSSISLTKNPVLHGRSKHIDIKYYYIRELVSNKEIAVEFCESENQ, from the exons ATGGATGTGAAGAGTGCATtcttgaatggtgaactagaagaagaagtttatgttgaCCAACCAGCAG TTTgtttatatgtggatgatcttataTTTACTAGTAATAGTTCAGACATGATCAATAaattcagggaggatatggtgaaggagtttgagatgacagATTTGGGATTAATGCCATATTTTCTTGTTATTGAAGTACAACAAACAGAAAGAGGTATCTTTATTAATCAGCAGAGATATGCAGATAGAATACTGAAGAGGTTCAAGATGGATAATTGCAATCCTATTTTAACACCAGTACAGGAGAGGTTGAAGttgaaaaaatatggatcaggagaGCTTGTGAATCCTACTGACTATAAGTGTCCGCTTGGATGTCTCAGATACTTAACTGCTAAAAGACCAGATATTAGGTATGCAGTTGGATTGGTTAGTAGGTTTATGGAATCACCAAGACAGTCACACTTACAAGCTGCAAAATGTATTTTGAAGTATGTTAAAGGTACAACAAGTATGGGAATTCTTTACACAGTTTCAGAAGAACCAAAGTTAGTTGGTTATACAgatagtgattgggctggagATACAGAAGGAAGAAAGAGTACTCCAGGTTATGCATTCCATTTAGGAACAAgatttttctcttggtcatcaaagaagcAACAGGTTGTTGCATTGTCTACAACAGAAGCTGAATATATTGTTGTTGGCAATTGTGCTACACAAGCTGTATGGTTGAGAATGATGCTGAAATATCTTTTCCATGAGCAGGTAACACCTACAACAATAATTTGTGATAATAATTCTTCAATTTCATTAACAAAGAATCCAGTGCTTCATGGAAGGAGTAAGCACATTGACATCAAGTATTATTACATTAGAGAGCTTGTCAGTAACAAAGAAATAGCTGTAGAGTTTTGTGAAAGTGAGAATCAGTag